AGCTCTCAAGTCCTTTCTCTCATCTTTCACCCCTATACAGTCCTTTTAACTCTTTTGGGTCTGTTGACTCAACTGGACACTGTTCTCAACTTAGTGTGGTAATTAAGCCCATAATGGGTTATATTCTATCTCTGAAACTTGGTAGTGGCCTGACTTAAAGTAACTTACctttccatgcctcagttttctcatttgtaaaatgttaataaataatagTTCCAACCTCATATAGTTGTTGtatggattaaatgagctaaGATGTTTACATCATTGAGAGTAGCAACCTCTTACATGACACATGCTGGCATTAATTCTATGATACACCTTTTAATTTCTGGAAATCCAGATGCATTTTACAATCAATAGTGTCTTCTAATCACTGTTTGTCAGGCAGTAGTCATGACGTAGTTGTCATTGCTTGTGCATAccgtttattttctttttatgtgtgtatgagtgAAATAGGAAATAACACATTGTCTAAATAAGCAGTTCTTTCTATAagcacagaaattaaaattttaggaggcagctttttgttttccttagtggaAAACTAAATAATGGGGCATGTTAATAAATGGcgtcttagatttgatgaaatgtCCTCATGAAATACCTCATGCAGTTACTATTAGAAGCTTTCCAgcattattctattttaaaacttctcCCATGCAcgatatgatttttaaattatgttgaaAAATCAATCGTTTTAAACTAGTTTCCAGTGATCTTTAAAAGCTTCCTTAGGAATTGGGCAATTGAAAGACTTCCTGGGAATGCATAACACTGTGACCAGCTGCTCAGCAATCACTTGCTTCCTTCTGCTGTTAAAatgccctttcttccttctccactgCCAGTCCCAGAGCACCAGCAGACATAGGACCTGGGCACAGGGTGTTCCCTCAGGTCTTCTCCTGCCTACCACCTCTGCATTTCCATCTGAACTCAAATGTCAGTTCTTCAGAAAGACCTCCATCAACTCCCAAACCCATAAGCCCAATGGTTCTCCAACTTTGCTGCATATGGGAATCAtctggagattttaaaataatactcatGCCTGGTTCTCACTCTCAAAAATTCTGTTTCAGTTGTCCCAGGGCACTACCTGGGCATCAGCATTTTTAAGAACTCCCCAGGATgcagcaggttagctcagttggttagagcatgatgctagTAACACCAGGCTTGCCAGTtccatccctgcatgggccagtgtgagctggcCTCCACAAtcagattgaaacaactatttgacttggagctgatgggtcctggaaaaaacacacttaaaataaataaaaattaaaaaaaaaaaaaaaccttcccaGGAGATTGCAACATGTAGTCAAGATTGGGAACCATTTCATTACCCTGTTTGATCTTTCTGATATTCTCTTAATTGATGATTTGTTGTCTGTATCTTCCACCAGTTCCCCAAGACGTGGAATTTTATCCTTGTCAACATCGTGGGTTCTGTATTCCAGCACCCCGCACCCCACTATGAACTGAGCCTCATAGCAAGAGTTCTAAGAAGAGTAACTAGATAGTTTCGGCTTCTTCAAGAGTTGCCATCCGGGCTGAAGGGaattcaggaaatatttcagGATGGGTCACTCCTTGGGCCGTTTGCAACACGATTCCTGGCTCTCTATGCCCAACCTCATGCCCGCCCCTAGCTTCCAAGCCTAGAGAGATGTTAATGGAGCTGACTGTCCCCTCCAGGTCCTCCGCTTTGATCGGCAACGGGACTGTCTAGCAGATTGCTCCCCCACCCACAAGCCCCAGGAGCACAGGGCAGGGTCCGAGAGCTTGTTTACCCGCTAATGGGGTCTCCGAGGACAAACAATGAGGGatctcaaagaaaggaaaattcccACAGGGAGGCCCAGGCGGGGTTCCGCGCACGTGGAGCAAGGGGGCGCTGCGCCTTCTGCGGCGCAAACCTCTCCTCCCGCCGCGCGCTTCCCGAGGCCCAGAACAGCTGGCAGCCAGCCTCGGAGGGGACCGTGGCGCAGCTGCTAGGAAAGCCCACAAAGCACCACTATAATCTACGTAAGCGGTTCCCGCCAATTTTGCCCCCCCACCTGACCCCCCCCCCATGTGCTGAGCCAGCAAAAACTCCGAAGTCTTCAAAAACTAACTTCAGTATGTATTTTAGTTGAAAAAAGCAAGGTGTTGAACAGTGTGTGTGACAGCATTCAGATGGGTGGAGGACAAATAAGGAGAAATTCAGGTGCAAACATGCTGGTGCAAACATAATAATAAGCCCCGGAAATACGAGAAATTAATCGTGGTTGCTATCTGGCTGAGGCGCGAGACGTTGCAACCTGGCGactttttgagggttttttttaagcCTGATGCAagtatgttttaaagtatatactggttttatatttatattgtatggtgttatatgtaatatattctATTGTGAAAGATacatttattatacattattatatttaaaacccAACAAAATGCTGTATAAGACACATATATCTCTGGCTGGTGGAGTCAAAGTCTAAGTTAGGTGTTCGAGGCTGACCTAAATAAAGCGGGTGAAAAGGGCAAAGCGGGAGGACCAGAGGAAACATGTGGGACACGCCATCCCCCAGTATCTTTTCACTGAAGACAACTGAGAAGTTGTGACGAACAGGACCAAGGGAAATTGAGGCGTCGAACTTCACGAGTGCATTTGGATGGAGTGCTAATCCGCGCGGGGGCGACGCCGGAACCCACGACCAGAGTTGCTGGCTCCGGGGGCAGACGCCTGGGATCCAGCTCCTGCCTGGTATTGGCATTTTTTGCTCAGGCCTCCTACCAGGTCGTGGGTGGGAACAATTATGCGTCATGATGGGGGCATTTGCCAGGCGCTGGGAGCCCTATGACACTCACTAAAAGAGTCTTTACTAGAAGAGGAATTGTCTTCTCTGATGGCGAGAGCGTGGTCCCAAGCCTACGTGTTGTGGGGTTAGGGCGGCCGCAGGGGGCCGCACGCGTAGAAGGGCCAGATCCTAGGCACGTTCTGGCGTCCCCGCCCGTCCGCAATTCAAAGGCTTCCAGCACCTGCCAGAGAGTGGAAAAGAGCCCCTAGCGTCCCCCTAAACCCGGCCCTGGAGCGCGTGGACAGGCCCggaagacaggaagagaaaaggaaagtcgGCAGGCAGCGGGTGGCTATTGCTTcgcctctgctcccctcccctccgtAGAAGCTCGGAAGCCGGGAGACCCCAGTTTTCTATTAAAGGTTTCGAAGTTCCAGGGAGACGGAACCGCCTCCCCAGCTTCCAGGTCTGCTGGGACCTTCTACTTTCAAATTATATACCCTCAGGCAAGTTTACCTCTCCCAGactcggtttccttatctgtaaaatgggggtgataaaaGTACCTACCTCTGGGAGGTGGTGATGAGGGTTTAAATAGGATATTGTGTGCCTAAGGGCTTGGTCCAAGCCTACCTTTTGGAGAGAagtccccccccacacacacacacacacactgctatgGTTATCCCAAGCAAAAATGACCAACTCGAACCCAGACTTGAGATTTAGGGTGGAATTATGGAGCCCAGCAGCCTCCAGAGAGACTCATTCTAAAGTTAGAGCAGCTACAGACGGACACCGACACCGAACGCAGTCCACTCCCTTCCTCCGAAACCGTTTTAGAGGGTCCCTGTTCCAGTGCCAACCTGGGAGCCTTCCTCCTCAAGGAAAACCACACGCCCCGCCCTCTTCACACGTACTTAACCCCATCACCCGGAGCCCCGCAGCCCAGACTGCCAGGATTCAAATTCCCGGGCTACCTACCATTTTACCTTGTGCCCTTGGACAAGGGCCTTCACCTCTCCTACATCACTttactcttctgtaaaatgggatgataacaTTTTAGGGCGCTGATTTGAAAAGGTTGTACACGTAAAGCAACAAGTCTGCCTTataatctgtttcttttattatttcccttattTGGCTGTGGATTCCAGGATAAGCTCTAGTCTTGAAAAATCAGCCCCAAATGGATGGAGCAATGATCCCAGCTGTTCTTTGCTCCCCATAGAGACTCTTTTCCTGTGGGCCTCTCATAATCTGGGGAAGATGGGCCCCTGCGGAGTGGTTAAGCAGCCCAGGGAGACCTGGGCTTGGGGGCCTCTTCCAGACTTTCCTGAGCAGCATCCCTTTATGGCTGGTCTTTCTCTGCCCTAGTCCAGTCAATTTGCAGATACCGCCACTGAGGCCCGCAGAGGCGTCCTTTTCGGGACTCCTAGGTCAGAGTCCCTTCTCCCGGAGCGAGAGCCCTGCGGGAGCTTCCGACTGTTCACCTAACTCCAGCGTCGTCTAGTGTTTAATCAAGAATAAAACCTGAGCTAAACaccctattttctttctttgacaaGTAACCTGCCGGAACGGCAAAATCCCAGTGGGGGGCGGGAGGGCGGGGAAGTCTAGGAAAAACAGAATGCTAATGGCAGACTGGAGGGGGCGGAAGGCTCTCTCCCAGGTTGGGGCTCCTGGCCGCCTCCCTTTGAAATGCACCTTTCCAGCCGCGCACACGGGGAGGatacaggatttccttcctttctggggAAATAGAAAGAAGCTGATGGAACAACTGAGGACTCTCCTCTCAGGTTCTGACTGATTCACTCCAGCTTCCTACCTCTGGTTCACGTGGCCTTTGACCTGTTTGCTTCGGGCCTCCCGCGCCCCCCCATCAGACTGGGAATCTCTGGAGGAGAAAAAGCCTAATGTTCACACATCCTCTTTCAGTACAGTATCTACGTAGCAAGAAGGGCAAAAAGGCAGCTGCTTGTAAGTGTGATAGGTAGAATAGGAAAGACTTTAGACTGTGCTCtctgccaggtgctgttctaattgttttctattctgtGTGCTATTATTGCATTGGGCATTAGGGACAGAGAAGTTAAGGAGCTTACCCAGACTCACAAAGCCCTGAAGAGAGAACCATAGATACATACAATTCTGCCTACAACGTTCTGCTTTTCTCCTAGGGGTCTAAAAAGGGAGAAGTGTAAGGAATGATCTCTTTGGTCTCTCTATCCTAttgactttccttccttcctctttccctctcattcTCTTAACAGGGTATCTTATGGACTTAATTCTTTATGCTGAGTAAACTCCCCAACCCAGACTTCCCCTCTCCTCATTTCTCACATAGGGCCTGGATCTGAGATTCCAGCTGCCCCTGTCATATTGAAGCCTTGGTCATCAGGATTGGCTTCTGCCCACCTGTTGTGTAAACATCCTGCCACACCTGTATCATAAGGGGGGTCTTCTGCTGAAACATTAATTTCCAAAGGCTCTGCCAACTCGATTAGTGATGTGTAAGTGATTTATGTTCTGGAGAATATTTCTCCTTGGCTGCATGGTGGTGAGTCCCATTAACAGCTGCACTGCAATTCCGGCACGAACTTTTCTATTGTCCTGTGGAAGAATGTCAACATTGGCATAGACACGAAAAGCCATGCAATAATGTGAGAACTTTGGGTTAGGAAAGGTCTAAAAAAGACTTCTAAAAgctttaaaagtgtaaaaaagatgaaaatgcttGTTCTATTAATTTAGGaaaatctgtttttccatttattattattattattatttatttttagggagaaaaaaagcatttgcacTTTAATCTCCATGTTTATGAAGCCTGAGACCTGACACCTTGGGCTCTTTTAGGTATCCTATCTTACAGATTTAGTAACCCTTTTCCTTCAATTAACAgatgagcacctactaagtggcAGGCCTTTCAAGGTGCAAAGTAAGCAAGACAGGTGGAGACTGGTATAactctttcatattttaatgtagCCACAATTAGCCAAACATtcccataatttatttttgaaagtaattTACTTTATTTGCTTTGCTTCATGTGGCTTTTCTTGTTATTTATGTGAATCTATGTACTTCCATAAATATCTTGATGATGATAGTGACAATAAAACAGTAGTTAACTCCAGGAATTAATCATTTGTAGTTTAAAAACTACTCTCATAAAAATTTATTGATTCAATGTTTAAgaaaagatcatttattttttgtaataagCAACTTTTGGTATGTTCATTAACTTTTCATTCCAGGATTCCCCCAGCTCCTCGTATTTTAACAGTGAACAACCATTGCATTTAGGAATCTGAATATATGAATTGATAGCTAAAATAATAGGTTAAATTCGacatgtttatttgaaaaaatacagtaaattttaaCATAACCCTTTGCTAAACACATTGATGGAcctggtgatttttttaaagccattgaTCATTCTATTTTAGTATCACGGTGAAATATAAATTGTTATAAAAGTGAAACTATGTTGGTGGGAATATCTCAACTGTTGTCAACAGAATCAACACTACTTGCCTTTGCCAAAATGTTTTATCTTAcgggacattttctttttttaaaagaaaaaaagtgaaacacGAACAACCTTACGGTGATGAAAGCTCCCTCCCCCTTCAGAAAATCGAGGTGGCAGATCTGGCCATCAGAGAACAAAGGGCCAAACAGTGAACCCGAGATGGTGAAATAAAATGTAACGTCAACAAAGAAAAGGCCATAGATAAATAGTAAAAGGACCAACTCACCACAAAAAACCCATTGACGTTTTCCCAGAGTCCAGGCGAAGCGCTGGTGACCGGTTAATGTTGGAATGTTTTCCTAGGGTTAAAAGGAGAACCGGCAGCAAGTCTGCTCAGAATTTACAAAGTGTTTGAATAACACGGACAGTGTTTTGATAACACATTTTTAGTGGGGgtgaaaataatagaatttattgGGACGTTTATATAGGCCCCCTTggttgtgtgtggggggtggggcgaGGTAAATCATATATCCCTGCACTCATCTATAACTGACCGCTGTAATTTATTCACACATGTGGATATGTATTTGATGTGTAATAGTCGTGTAACAGCCAAATGCTTctcagttttacttttaaaagatgaGTGTCCTGATAGTGGTTTCatttaagagagagaaaggggtaaAGAGGTCCCCTCGCCAGGATAGCAATCACTTTGTGTTATCAGGGTGAGACAGTGGCATGAAGTTAGTCTTTGAGACAACAGTACGAGATCTTTAATAAACTCACACAGGCTTGGCCTTGGCTTCATTGTAACCTTCAAAGGCTCCTGCTTGCTCCATCTCAGGCTGAAAGGTGCAAGATTTGAGTTAATCCAGCCGGCATTTGGGTCTGGAGTTCCAAGGGGTCTCCATGTTTCCTCCCCAGTGTTGATGTTTTTGTTCAGTGTATTCCAATACACTGTCAGTTGAGCCACATAAAACCAGGCACCTTTCAATAAATGTCTCATTTGGATTTCATGAAGCTTGGGGTGTAATTGAAATCAAACAGCAAACGGGCTGGAAGGCTCTGTTATTTGCCCACCCAATCTAAGGAGGGTGCTGCCTGACGTGTTCACAGAAGCCACTGCCTTAGGtttcttttctgcttctatttctgGAAAAGAGCATTTGGATTTTAAAGGGCGGCTGAGACACGTGAAAATAATGTCCATGTCTCTTTCCCTAGTTATAAGTAAAATTGAGCCAGCAAAAGGAAAGCCCATTCTAAGTAGAAAATCACAGATTTGCTCATCCATAATTCTCCAGGCATTGAGACTTGTATATTccatatgtaataataaaaatgtagttaGTTAATTAATACAGAAGAACCATTAAATGTGATTTCCTTATCTCtatgaagtaagaaaaaaaatctttaattgaGACAGTCcttttaattatgttaaaaagatacttgtaatatatattcataaaatgtaatataaattatatatatatttttttccatgttccAAAACTCCTGAGTCcccaaacagatttttttttgaaagctttaattaatctttatttttggcAAGGGAGTAGGGAGcataaaacaaaatgtcaaaaatgggattaatggaatgaaaatgccctatttccattctttttttaaactttttttattagtttcaggtgcacaaaacaatgtaatagttagacatttatcatttatatccctcacacagtgacaactgcCCCCCCATCCACtccccctctgacatcgcacacagccattacatttccactgtctctattcctaatgctgtactctgctccAGAACAGATTTTTAGAGCctgaatttttattctctttctctttgtttctgtgtctgtaaaatgggttaaagTTTGGGTAAAATAATAGATATATTAGGGAGGTGAAGAGAGATAAACTGCTGTTTCTTGCCCCAAAAATCAACGCTATACTGATTCCACATACTGTGTAcgtatatatttaataattaggTAGCACTCAGAATGAGCCCACGCACTTTCAGGAGCTTGCTCTAGGGCTAGAATAAAATCAGCTCTTTCTGATGTGGCGCGAGGGACAGCTGGCTCGAGTTATTTGCGCCAGAGTGGGTCGGAACGATGCCTGTTGCCTGCGATGGCACTTTGCCACGCGCAGCGCTTCCATGGCCACCTCGAAAGCAATTTGGAGGGACACCGAGGCTCGCTTTCTCGCTGTGATAAAGCGCAAAACTGCTACCTACCCCCGGCTACCCTATCTTCAAATAATGTGAGATTCGAGCTCATCCCTATGTTTTCCTTAAACATCCCGAAGCTCAGGTCAAGGGTTCTGTGGAGGAGCCAACGAGTCTTGACCTGGATAGTGCTCCAAACCCGCCAATCCGCGCGtccccttcctttccttgctctcctcacTCCTCTCAGGGAATCTCCACTTTGAACATCACAAAGTCTACAAAAGCACAAAGGACTGGCAAAATTCAATTATTCGACCCTTCCCCGggtcaaaataaaccaaaaagccGGGGAGGTGAGAGTGGACGGTGGGCCAAGCCAAACCGGAACTAAACTAACCGGTGGGACGAGAGCAAGGAGCGCAGGGCTCAGCGCGCTCTGGGCCAGCTTTCCAGCGACCTGCAATCAGGCTGCTCCGCGCCGGACCTACAAGGCCCCCGCCCTGGCCCACTCGCAAAACTTGCTCCCTCCCACTAGCTGTGCCTCGACGCTGAACCTTCGCGCGCTCTCGGCTTTCACTACAGCGAAAAACTGGTAAATGCCCAGGAGCGTTGGAGTTGCGCTAAGGACCGCCTCGGTCTCTAACCCAGACGTGCCGCTGTTGGTGTTGCTGTGGGTTGAACCTAGCTGGGAAAGCTTCGAGCCGTTCTGCAGTGGTGTGAGCGCTCAGCAAATCCTGTGGCTGCCTCATCTGTTGTGGGCGAGGAGTTTCCCGTGTGATCGTGTTGGATTGGGGAAGGAGAGTCCTGATAGCTCAGCCGGAAAATGCGCTCCCGGAGCGATTACAAGCCGCGTCTGTAATTGCTTATTAACAGCGAATATTCAGGCTTGTCCTTATCAGCAACGAAATATGCCCCGTCTCGtgtaataataaaacaataaaatatgatgGCATCACGCTTAACTCTACCTCTGCGGAAACGCACGAGAGAAACAGGCAGCTGGAGCAGAAGGGCTTCATTCAATATCAAACTGATTATTTCACTAATTATTCTACCTTCTGTGTTGTGAGGCAGAGGAGAGGCGCAGGGAATCTTAACCGCGAGGCTGCTGGGGGACCTTTGTTTCTCGGTGTCAAGCAAAGCTGAAGGTGGAGTGGGGGAAGAGCCGAGATTCGGGGAAACTGAGTGGCTTGGATTTTAAAGTGTGGGGAGTGAACGTGATTGCCTCCTGAAAGCAGGCATGTTGGCGTGAGAATGAGGGCGTGCCAGTGTCTTACCCCACCCAGACTTTTGATTCATAAGCTGAGGGCTTCTGCCCTCAAGAATAGCAGTCCCCGAATCCCAAAATCCCAGCACGAGGTTCCTCTCCACAAATCCTCCTCATTGAGTACAAGGATGGAACCAAAAGACAGGGAGCCCTCCCCTATCCGGAGGAAAGTGTGCCTTGAAGTTACAGCCCCTGACGAGGAACTAGACTTGCTTGGGCCTTTCTCCAGCTGGCCTCAGATCCCCACCCTCAGGGACTGGAGCCTCCCTGCAAGCCAGCTTGCTGAGCCTTTCTCCCTCCGGGCCTCTAAAACTTGCTTCcgccccccatcccccactcGGAACGTAGAGATGACTTCTGTGCCAAGAGTGGATGGACCCTGCTACGGAGATCCCAAACCCTGTTCCCCTAAACTCCAGCAAAATACATCAGAATTGATTCTCACAGCAGGAGagtctcaaaaagaaaaaaagaagaaaaagaaaaaaaaaatcagacaaggaaaagtcGAAGGCGACTTGATCCAATTAGTATATGCCTAATTGAATTACTGTCACCCCCATCAGCCAATAGGAGGGTCCCGAGGCTGTGGGGCCGCGAAGCCCCTCCTTGCAGCACGTATATAAAGCAGCCAATGACAGCCTGCGAGTTTCCAAGTGGTCAACTTGACCGACAGTTTGGCAGTTGAGAAGGGCAGAAAGGCTAGCGCTAGGTCCTCGTTTACCAGGGCTTGAGTGTGGGAGGAGAGTGCGGGTTCAGAAAGGCTAGAAGCGccgggaaggaaaaggagagcgTTTCCACCTCCTGCCTTTCAAACTCAGTGCGCTTTCCTTGTGGAAAGGACACTGGGTTCAGGGCGCGCGAGTGCGCCTTAGCTGCCCGCGTCTCGCCAGGTGGGTAGCTCCGGCACTGGAGGAAGGGGAAGTTACCTTCCCCTCGGAAGAGGGCGCTGGCTCCCCCATCCTGCCTTTATAATAAGGCCTCGGGAGGAGAGGAAGCACTACCGTCTGCTCTTTGCAAAGCATGCAGTTAGGGGAGCAGCTCTTGGTGAGCTCGGTAAACCTGCCCGGCGCGCACTTCTACCCGCTGGAGAGTGCGCGAGGCGGCGGCAGCGGGACCTCCGGCCACCTCCCTGGCGCGACACCCTCGCCTCAGAGGCTGGACTTAGACAAGGCGCCCAAGAAGTTCTCGGGCAGCCTCTCGTGTGAGGCAGGGAGCGGGGAACCCGCAGCTGCCAGCGCGGGAACCCCCGCGGTCATGCTCAGTGACGCCGACACCGGGGACGCTTTTGCCAGCAGAGAGGCAGTGGCCAAGCCAAGGCCCCCGGACGGCCGCAAGGGCTCTCCCTGCGGGGAAGAGGAGCTGCCCTCAGCCGCGACTGCCGCTGCTACTGCGGCGGCCGCCGCCACCGCGCGCTACTCCATGGACAGCCTGAGCAGCTCGGAGCGCTACTACCTCCAGTCCCCCGGGCCTCAGGGCTCCGAGCTGGCCGCGCCCTGCTCGCTCTTCCCGTACCAGTCAGCAGCCGGGGCGCCCCATGGATCTGTGTACTCGGCTCCCAACGGGGCGCGCTACCCCTATGGCTCCATGCTGCCCTCCGGCGGCTTCCCCGCGGCTGTGTGCCCACCCGGGAGGGCGCAGTTCGGCCCGGGAACCGGCGCTAGCAGTGGCTCGGGCGCAAGCAGCGGCGGGGCAGGTGGCCCTGGAGCCTATCAGTACAGCCAGGGAGCTCCGCTCTATGGGCCCTACCCTGGGACGGCAGCCGCGGGTTCTTGCGGAGGTTGGGGGAGCTTGGAGGTTTCTGGTTCCAATTTACGCGCCCACGTCTACCTGTGCAACCGGCCTCTGTGGCTCAAATTCCACCGCCACCAAACCGAGATGATCATTACGAAACAGGGCAGGTGAGCGCAGCGCCGAGGGGCCCCGGGTCTCGGGGATGAACAGTGAATGTGTGGTCCTGGGGAAGGCTGGGGTTGCACTTTGCTAGGAGAGTGTTTTTCCTAGCGCAGTAAGTGGAGACTCCGCATCTTCCAATTCGTTGTCCCTCCGGGTCCGCTCACCCGCGCGGTTTGTGCAGGGTGTTAATGTTACGGCAGCTTCTTCCCTCCGGTTACCCTCACCTGGACTGACAAGGCGGAGGCGAAAATGGAAACTGGGGCTTGTTCACACAGCTGGATTTACTAGATCCGCCCGCTCGGCGGTACGCTGCTCCCTTCTTTCCTGAAAGGAACCGCTGATGGGGGGAGGTGCAAGGGTTGGCCTGGTGAGCGCAGTAGATGGGCTCCCGCAGTTTTAGGCGCCAAGGTCTCCCTGGGACGCCTTTGGAGGATGGGCGTGAGGACCAGAGCCCCGGCTTCCGAGGGTTGGTCAGCGTAGTTTGTTAGGCAGGCCTTAGAGCCAGACCTGGCTGGGTTTCGCGGGTGAGAAAGTTCTGATACACATCCAGCTGCTAACAGTGGTTAGTTACATATGCGGAAAGGCAGGAGTGAGTGCTGGGAGAGGGGCTGTCGAAGGGGACTTTTAGTTTTATGggtagaattgaaaaaaaatttttttttgacaggAACAACTTAATGTTGTTCTTTGGCACTTGTACgtataaaaatgaatgatttttaacatcaaggaagaaaaatgagcaTCTAAAAGGGTCGAGAACTTGATGGGGAGGGCGCAGAAACACGTGAGTGGGAAATACTAACTTTGGGGCAAATTATATAGAAACAGGGATGTTCAAAGAGTTGTCAACGCACAAATATTTCACACAGTGTCACTTTATCTACCGGTATTGTTTTCATTCTGTAGACTTCTAAATGTTGTACTCTGACCCTACCCCTGGTGTCCGCAAACCTGGCCGAGTATGGGCCTGCTTTGGGGCATCGGGATTAAATCGCTTATCCTGGTTCTATTCCCTTGCACAGGCGCATGTTTCCTTTCTTGAGCTTCAACATAAATGGACTCAATCCCGCCGCTCACTACAATGTGTTCGTAGAGGTGGTGCTGGCGGACCCGAACCACTGGCGTTTCCAGGGAGGAAAGTGGGTGACCTGCGGCAAAGCCGACAATAACATGCAGGGTGAGGAGAGAGTAGGCCCCGGCGGGGTAGAGGGGTGGGGAACCCTTGACTCTGGCAATTCACATTTAAATGTaggacccctcccccccaatctgGGACCTAAACAGGAGTTTCTTCGTGTTTGTTTGACTGAGGGAGAAAATTGTTAAATCAGACTTCCTGCCTACCAATATATAAAACTTAACCCTACTCCACAACCCCCGCCCCTGCGTTTGAGAAATGAATTGTCATAAACTCTCCCGGTGGCAAAGACTCTTGGCATTCTCATCTTCACTTGAGAAAGTCCTCCCCAAGATTGAATCCCACCTGTAAAAATCCAACTATTTCCATCAGATGTTGCCCCTTCAGCTTTATTTGAACTTCATGAGGCATTTTCCGTTTGCTCCgtttaaatattttgagatagTGTTAAGATGAGTGGGGAAGGCTGGAAGCACACgggccttgggggtgggggggaggataTTAGGCGAGTCTGGTTGGTCTCCACTGGCCTTCTTAAGCAGCTAGTGCTGGGGAGATTTGTGCTGTAAGTCCTGCTCTTAAACCTTGCCCATTGGTAGCAGACATCCCTCCCCCTTACTCTCCATTTGTAAACAGCCCTATCTGcttgggttttgtgttttgtttcattttctcttaggCAACAAAATGTATGTCCACCCAGAGTCTCCTAATACTGGTTCCCACTGGATGAGACAGGAGATTTCCTTTGGGAAATTAAAACTC
This Rhinolophus sinicus isolate RSC01 linkage group LG10, ASM3656204v1, whole genome shotgun sequence DNA region includes the following protein-coding sequences:
- the EOMES gene encoding eomesodermin homolog isoform X2 codes for the protein MQLGEQLLVSSVNLPGAHFYPLESARGGGSGTSGHLPGATPSPQRLDLDKAPKKFSGSLSCEAGSGEPAAASAGTPAVMLSDADTGDAFASREAVAKPRPPDGRKGSPCGEEELPSAATAAATAAAAATARYSMDSLSSSERYYLQSPGPQGSELAAPCSLFPYQSAAGAPHGSVYSAPNGARYPYGSMLPSGGFPAAVCPPGRAQFGPGTGASSGSGASSGGAGGPGAYQYSQGAPLYGPYPGTAAAGSCGGWGSLEVSGSNLRAHVYLCNRPLWLKFHRHQTEMIITKQGRRMFPFLSFNINGLNPAAHYNVFVEVVLADPNHWRFQGGKWVTCGKADNNMQGNKMYVHPESPNTGSHWMRQEISFGKLKLTNNKGANNNNTQMIVLQSLHKYQPRLHIVEVTEDGVEDLNEPSKTQTFTFSETQFIAVTAYQNTDITQLKIDHNPFAKGFRDNYDSSHQIVPGGRYGVQSFFPEPFVNTLPQARYYNGERTVPQTNGLLSPQPNEEVANPPQRWLVTPVQQPGTNKLDISSYESEYTSSTLLPYGIKSLPLQTSHALGYYPDPAFPAMAGWGGRGSYQRKMAAGLPWTSRTSPPVFSEDQLSKEKVKEEISSSWIETPPSIKSLDSNDSGVYTSACKRRRLSPSTSSNENSPSIKCEDINTEEYSKDTSKGMGGYYAFYTTP
- the EOMES gene encoding eomesodermin homolog isoform X1, translated to MQLGEQLLVSSVNLPGAHFYPLESARGGGSGTSGHLPGATPSPQRLDLDKAPKKFSGSLSCEAGSGEPAAASAGTPAVMLSDADTGDAFASREAVAKPRPPDGRKGSPCGEEELPSAATAAATAAAAATARYSMDSLSSSERYYLQSPGPQGSELAAPCSLFPYQSAAGAPHGSVYSAPNGARYPYGSMLPSGGFPAAVCPPGRAQFGPGTGASSGSGASSGGAGGPGAYQYSQGAPLYGPYPGTAAAGSCGGWGSLEVSGSNLRAHVYLCNRPLWLKFHRHQTEMIITKQGRRMFPFLSFNINGLNPAAHYNVFVEVVLADPNHWRFQGGKWVTCGKADNNMQGNKMYVHPESPNTGSHWMRQEISFGKLKLTNNKGANNNNTQMIVLQSLHKYQPRLHIVEVTEDGVEDLNEPSKTQTFTFSETQFIAVTAYQNTDITQLKIDHNPFAKGFRDNYDSMYTASENDRLTPSPTDSPRSHQIVPGGRYGVQSFFPEPFVNTLPQARYYNGERTVPQTNGLLSPQPNEEVANPPQRWLVTPVQQPGTNKLDISSYESEYTSSTLLPYGIKSLPLQTSHALGYYPDPAFPAMAGWGGRGSYQRKMAAGLPWTSRTSPPVFSEDQLSKEKVKEEISSSWIETPPSIKSLDSNDSGVYTSACKRRRLSPSTSSNENSPSIKCEDINTEEYSKDTSKGMGGYYAFYTTP